The genomic region TACAACTCCTACTGTTGTTTGGATGGCAAATCGTGACCAACCTGTGAATGGAAAGCGCTCAAAGATTTCTCTCTTGCACACCGGCAATCTTGCTTTGGTAGATGCAGGTCAGTTCCAAATATGGTCTTCTGAGACCGAGTCATATCTTCCAACAGAATTACGACTCGGAGATGATGGCAATCTTGTTCTACGAGAGTTGCAAGGAGGACGTATTCTGTGGCAGAGTTTTGATTTCCCAACGGACACTCTTCTTCCCGGACAACATCTCACCAGAAGTACACAGTTAGTTTCTTCAAGAACAGAGAGTAACCATTCCTCTGGTTTCTATAAGTTGTCCTTTGACAATAGAAACGTTCTTACCCTTCTTTACGATGGCCCTGACGTGTCGAGCACTTATTGGCCCGATCTTGTGCTCAGAGTTTGGGAAGCTGGAAGGTTTACTTACAATAGTAGCAGAATTGCAGTGCTAAATCCTCTTGGACATTTTGATTCGTCAGATAATTATAGTGTAAGAACATCTGATTACGGTGTGATGCTGCCTAGAAGGTTGACAATCGATCATGATGGAAATCTTCGAGTGTACAGTCAAGATCTATCACAAAAATGGTACGTCTCAATGCAAGCCATTTCTAACAGTTGCAGCATTCATGGGATTTGTGGTGCAAATAGTGTTTGCAGATTTGATTCTAAAAAGGGAAGGAAATGTTCATGTGTTCCTGGGTACAAAGTGAAGAATCAAAGTGATTGGTCTTATGGGTGTGAATCCATTTTTTCTGCTACGTCTAATGAAAGTGACTTTACTTTCTTGGGATTGGACCGAGTTGAGTTCTATGGCTATGACTACAATTTCATACCCAATTGTACCTACACTGATTGTGAAAACGGGTGCTTGAATAGTTCTCATTGCAAAGGGTTTCAGTATTCATATGACAACGTTAAGGGCGTCTTCAAGTGCTATCAAAAAAGAGAATTGCTCAACGGACATTTGCCAGGAGCTGCGAGAACTATAACCTACTTGAAAGTGCCCAAAGGGAAAAGCTTTCCCCCCAGCTATGAAGACTCTGTCATCAGAAACAGTGATTGTTCTGTGAAAATTCATAGAGAATATTTGAAAAAACATGTAAGCCATTTTGTGAGCTTCCTTTTGTGGTTTGCCGCTGCAATTGGAGTTCTTGAAATGACTTGCATTTTTGTTGTTTTATTCTTAATCAAGTGCCAGCACAATTCTAGCATAGATCCACATGGCCATCATCTTGCAGCGGTGGGATTCAGAAAATTTAGCTATTCTGAGCTAAAAAAGGCGACAAAAGGATTCAGCCAAGAGATTGGAAGGGGTGCAGGAGGCACTGTATACAAAGCTCTATTGTCGGATCAAAGAATTGCTGCTGTAAAGAAACTCAATGATGCTAAGCAAGGAGAAGGTGAATTCCTTGCTGAAGCGAGCATCATTGGAAGGCTCAACCACATGAACTTGATTGAAATGTGGGGTTATTGCGCCGAGGGAAAGCATCGGCTATTGGTGTACGAGTACATGGAAAATGGTTCTTTGGCAGATAACCTCTCATCCAATACACTTGATTGGAGCAAGAGGTATAACATCGCTCTCGGAACAGCAAGAGGTTTGGCATATTTACATGAAGAATGCTTGGAATGGATTTTGCACTGTGATATAAAACCTCAAAATATTCTCTTGGATTCAAATTATCAACCCAAGGTTGCAGATTTCGGATTGTCCAAGTTATTGAACAGAGATGTTCTCACCAACAATCCAAATTTCTCAATGATAAGAGGAACCAGAGGGTATATGGCGCCTGAGTGGGTTTTCAACCTAGCAGTTACTTCCAAAGTGGATGTTTATAGCTATGGAATTGTTCTCTTGGAGATGATAACTGGAAAGAATCCGACAGCAGATATTCAAGCAATTAATGGAGAAGAACCATACAATGGGAGGCTAGTAACATGGGTGCGAGAGAAAAGGAGAGAATGTGCATCTTGGGTGGAGCAAATCTTGGATTCTGCATTAGGGTCAAATTATGATGAGAATAAGATGGACATTCTGGCTAGAGTGGCTTTGGGTTGCATAGAAGAGGACAAAGAAGAGAGGCCTACCATGAGCCAAGTCGTTGAAGTGCTTCAAAACCAAGATTGTGATCCTAATGGTGGAGTATACTATTAATCAAATTATGATTATCAAACACTAGAAGTGGGTCTTTCTCAGAGaacaaagaaaatgaaataatGCATTTCTTGCCCCTGGTTTTGTCTTGCAACTTGGATTATTATATGTAATATAGCATGTGCTATATTAATTATGTTATCAGTAGTTATGCATGTAAGTTTTTAATAAATAGGTTATAAATGTAGTTTTCAATTATCTATGTTAATAAAGATGTGGGGAAAAAATAGAACTGAAACTACTACTCCAAATCTATGTTAAGATTTTGTGTATTAATGTGTTGGCGAGAAGTTATGTGCTTCATGAAATAAATCGTGTTGTTTGATTTGTGCAAAGGTTTATTTAGTTTGACAAGGTTCAATGTTTTATCATCTTGGTTTGGGTCAGTCAGATTTGAGCTCATGGAATTCTATGTGTTGCTTGGGTGACTTTTATCATCTTTAAACCAAATCGAACAGCTCAAGATTCTTgaaatttttatcttctttttttggTGTTTGTTTATGCAGAAACTAAATATTAATATCCCAATATGCTTTTCTTTGTGAACATCTATAATCTCTAATATACTCATACGGTGTTGtataatttgagttttaaatgaaATATTGGTTTCATAACACCAACACAGCTTTGTTCTTAAAGCTTTAACTCAGCTTTTTCAGTTAGCATATCAAATTATGTACTCTGGGGCAATGTGAGAATTGAGGTGGACTGAGTTAAGACTAAGCATTAACTATATAATCTTGCCTTTACTTTATTCAGGTGTATAAGAGCATATGGAACACCTTGATAAGTCAATGAATCTCTAGCTTCAGAAATTATGTCAATTAAATAAGCCTTATCTcactaggtggggtcggctacatctATCATGTATCTAGTGAGATTGTTCACATAGAGATCTTGCTTGGTCACCTAATGCAGGTTCTCTAAATTGTAATTTTAATGCAGGCTCACATAGCAATAAAGCAACCTGGTTATAGCTGGGtagaaatcaacaataaagtaCATGTCTTTGTGTCGGATGGAGTACATGTCTTTGTATCGGATGGGGCACATCCTCACATCAGGGAAATCCATTTGAAATTGGAGGAGCTTGGTGAAAAGCTAAGATTGATTGGTTATGTACCACAAATTGGAACATGTGCTTCATGATGTTCCAGATACAGAGAAAGAAGAACATCTTAATCACCATAGTGAGAAGTTGGCTCTTGTCATTTGCCCTTATGAGCAATAGCCATGTGAAAACAATACGAATCTTCAAACACCTGCGGATCTGTTGCAATTGCCATAATTTTATGAAGCATGTCTCAAAGATCACAACTCAAGAAATAGTTATTTGCGACACTAACCGATTCCACAGCTTCAAGGATGGATCGTGCTCCTGTCAAGATTATTGGTGATTTGGCTGAAGAAACTAAACTATTGAACTTGTTTTCATGTCATTCACTGCTTTGAAAAGAACTACTTGTGCTCATCCATGTCCCTACTGCTGAGAAGTGAGAAGAAATCAAACTAACTCTAGCAAGGTAATGAATTTAAgtacttccttctttctttccttttttctttctgcAACTTCATAGCTATAAAAGCATTTTTAATCTCACTCATGCCGAACTCGCGAAGTAAAAGAAATGACTGAGGGTTAAATATTTATAATGGTATGCACCAAGCTGTCTCAATTTTTATTTGTGGTTCATAAAAATTTGATAGGAGGTTTGTTTTTTGGTGTACACTTTCTTTGAATGACGCATTGAATCTGAAGAGTAATTAGAGAGATTACAGACTTAGGTCAGAGTGCATATTAAAATTGCAATGTCAATGTCTGAACAAtacgtttaattttttttttttatcacattttttgtACTAATATAAGCATCCATCGGTAATTGTTGTACTACCCAATACATCATCAAAAGGCCTGTTCTCTGCAATCAGTAAAGAAAGGTGCTTTCTATATCAATTATAATGTCTTAATTGGTTTCTATGCATCCAGCACGCTAATATTGATGATCTATTGGGAAAAGTTCTCTAGGGTAGTGTTTGGaagagagacagagattgaaagactgagactgagagactgagacaaAGAGTGAAATAAGtctcagtattgtgtttggtaTAAAGTAGGAGATAGCGACTGAAATAAGAATgaagctctaatttaatttgcataaagggtaaagttgaaattaattaattgaaatggggtattttaggtataaaatattattaaagtttcagtctccgttCCCAAAAATTTCAGTCCTctatgtccctactttttggaagtactgaaatactgaaattttagtacTAATTTCTGGACCAACAAACACAATACCGAGTTCCAGTCTCTCAGTCTTTGTTCTAATACCTCAAAACAAGCGCTACCTAAAAGATAGAACTTCTGTGGAAAGCAGATGGAATGCTCCTCATTGTCAAATGCATCTTGCTGTTGTGACTGCATCCTGTTATTCAGGTTTGGCATCTAAACTAAATTTAATTGTGTATAGAGGAATGACATCATGCTTGGAAATCATTGTACAGAAAAATTCCCATTTGTGATGAATAAAGTAattgtttttttattcaacttGACAAAATAGCTTtccttttcttgttttatttcaattaatgttATGAATGCTTTATTTTCTTTGGATATTGTTAGTTTATATTTCTTGATGTTAGTTTTATGTTTGTTGCAAATTCGGTAATCTTAGCTTTACATTTTCATTATTTGTAAGTTTATGTTTTATAATTGCACATCAAATGTTTGATGAATTGTCTAGTTTAGAAATAGAATAGTTTAGTTATTTGTCTTGGAATATGACTTGGATCGCGTCTTGAGTTGCTATCAACTACTAACTCCTAAATTCATAGTATACAAACTCTTACAAAAATACTAAAGTCCAAtgcattaaaatagaaaaatcattAACAAACAAGTAATGATAATTAACAAATATACTAAAATCTCCAAatacaaaccctaaacccaaatttTATAGAATTTTTGTGTTGTTTTAGTAGAATTTCTATGTAACATTTAaagaatttctattttcttttcaaaaacttccttttttttctcctcggtaaaaaaaaattattttgcttTCATTGAGATTAATTTA from Arachis ipaensis cultivar K30076 chromosome B02, Araip1.1, whole genome shotgun sequence harbors:
- the LOC107628397 gene encoding putative receptor protein kinase ZmPK1, with translation MASSTLMLFLLVLYFSFQFSSSLDALNKGYSSLSVDKAEQDVIVSENGMFSAGFFEVGDNAFSFAIWFTRRTDSQNITTPTVVWMANRDQPVNGKRSKISLLHTGNLALVDAGQFQIWSSETESYLPTELRLGDDGNLVLRELQGGRILWQSFDFPTDTLLPGQHLTRSTQLVSSRTESNHSSGFYKLSFDNRNVLTLLYDGPDVSSTYWPDLVLRVWEAGRFTYNSSRIAVLNPLGHFDSSDNYSVRTSDYGVMLPRRLTIDHDGNLRVYSQDLSQKWYVSMQAISNSCSIHGICGANSVCRFDSKKGRKCSCVPGYKVKNQSDWSYGCESIFSATSNESDFTFLGLDRVEFYGYDYNFIPNCTYTDCENGCLNSSHCKGFQYSYDNVKGVFKCYQKRELLNGHLPGAARTITYLKVPKGKSFPPSYEDSVIRNSDCSVKIHREYLKKHVSHFVSFLLWFAAAIGVLEMTCIFVVLFLIKCQHNSSIDPHGHHLAAVGFRKFSYSELKKATKGFSQEIGRGAGGTVYKALLSDQRIAAVKKLNDAKQGEGEFLAEASIIGRLNHMNLIEMWGYCAEGKHRLLVYEYMENGSLADNLSSNTLDWSKRYNIALGTARGLAYLHEECLEWILHCDIKPQNILLDSNYQPKVADFGLSKLLNRDVLTNNPNFSMIRGTRGYMAPEWVFNLAVTSKVDVYSYGIVLLEMITGKNPTADIQAINGEEPYNGRLVTWVREKRRECASWVEQILDSALGSNYDENKMDILARVALGCIEEDKEERPTMSQVVEVLQNQDCDPNGGVYY